DNA from Triticum aestivum cultivar Chinese Spring chromosome 7D, IWGSC CS RefSeq v2.1, whole genome shotgun sequence:
aaaactactgctatcactgttactgttaccattgctgctactattatcgaaactatcatattactttgctactgatcacttgctgcagataattaatctccaggtgtggttgaattgacaactcagctgctaatacttgcaaatattctttggctccccttgtgtcgaatctataaatttgggttgaatactctaccctcgaaaattgttgcgatcacatatacttgtgggttatcacaccgcCGCGAAGACCAGATCGCCTCCGCCAACGGCATCATTCCCGCGGCCACCTCAACCCCGACGggcggcgcgagtggtggggcgtgcccggccgcaccaTCGAGGCTgtctcgaccacatcgagaccggcaacacGCCGGGCCCGTCACTCTCTCGCCGACGTGGTAGCTCCTGGACGCCGCGACACATGGAGCCGGGGACCTCCTCATCATCGGGCTCCGGCTCTCTCTCCTCCGGCTCACCAGTGCTCCACCCCGTCAAGCTGGAGCCGGAGGAGACGCCGCTTCGGCGCCGCACCCGCAGTGacaccctcgtcatcaacgagggtggcCGCCCCTCCTCGCGCTCCCTCGCCTGGTCCGGCCGAAGACCGAGCCGGGGctgctccccgtgaagccggagcatGCGGAGATGGCCGCTGACGACGAGGCCGCCCTCAAGTGGGCAAGGGAGGACTACATCCGCGAGCAGGTGCTCCGCTAGTGCCGGGCATACGCAGAGCTCCAGGCCCGGCGCGGCGGGCACGAGGAGGGTGGCGTCGTCATCCTCaacagcgacgaggaggacgaggcccGTCCAACCCCCCTCCGCGCATCGGCGATCCTGACCAGGGGTGCAGTAGGGACGGCAGCGACTCCGGCGGGGCgcgtgacgacgacgacgacggcggcggcgactacacccgtttctacaggctcctcggcatgtagaaggcgggcggcggccgcggcgtaGTAGGGCTAGGTGTAGTTCTAGGCGTAGTTTGTATGTTTCTCTGTTTTTGTACAAATTTCGATGAAAAATCGTCGAGTTTCGTATCAGATCGCCGAGTTTGCGCAATTTTTGCGGCGACCTGGGGGCGATAACTGGGAACGCAATCGCCCCCAAGCGACAACCAAACGCCGGTTCTACTCCAGACGGCTCTTTTTCAATGTCCTAGGGGCCGAAATGCTCTTAACATGGAGAAGCGTCTGAAAGGTTGGGCGAGGCAATTTTTAGGCGCCTATCCAAACAGCCACCAGAAATGCGGACTAGCTAATTTTTTGGCGGGGCTAGCTTTGATAGTAAACTAGATAGAtatcccgcgcgttgctgcgggacatTAGTAGGTTTGGTGTGTTGAACGGAATCATTAAAAAGTTGAAAATGCTATTATGTATAACCATATTCTCCCGACGTAATTAGTGACCACAAATTAGATTGTTAGAATGCCGCTAAAAGTAGTTCACATGCATCACCGGCTGCAACCTGTAGAGATTTTTTTAGTCTTTACTTTATGATGAATCAAACAAATTTTTAAATCCATACCTGATCAACACCGTAGGcaagataaataaataaaaaacccCAAACGGACCAGCAAATTCATGGTCCATACCTGGTCAAACCGAGCACGGCTGCTGGGCTGCAGAAACACAAAAATAAAAATCAAGCTCTGTTGCAACTTTTGTaatgtatgtttgcactatcaaaTCGAGCTCTGCTGCAACGAAATGTCAAGGAAATCACCAACCTGCAAATTCTTGAGTTAGGATGTGTATGCACTACCAATGTTTGCAGTAAGTTAGAACCAgaatcaaaatgaaaaaaaaaagtgaCCACTTACAGACTTGCATATTCTGCTTTTGTAATAAGATGATGTGCTGTTCTCTGCAATTTTGTCAAAGAAAACATTAGCTTACTAAAAGATGTGACGTGGTGATAAACGGGAATAAATGACCGCAACACAAACTCATAATTTAAAATAGGTAGCCTATCAGTTCGCCTGTAAAAAGGAAGGTACATGTGTTTTTCTTTCAGTTTTGCAAGTTTTCCAACAGAAGCAGAGTACCTGTCGTAGCATCGTAGGAGCAGCTACACATGATGATCCTTCCGTAATTGGTCACGCTTCCAACAACGCTAGCGCACCTGCGATAGGTGTGTCCGTGTTGATCAACCCACTGTCCGCAACATGCAGCGACGCTTCCAGGCAAGGGACACGGACCGCTGCTGCTCCCAGAGGTCGTGCAGCCATGAAGGGAGCACATTGATGTGAATGGTCGACTGATCGACAACGGCCTCGGACTCTGCGGTCGCAACACGTTGTGGAGATCCGAGATGCGGCCCTCCCACCTGCCTATGCACCACCGCTCCTTCTCAGTCCTCCTCCCCCTCCTACCTTTCACCCTCTGCTCCACCAAGAATTGAAAGGGACGATGATGCGACAAGGGGAGCTGGCCCAGACTTTAAGATGCCAAAGCATGTAAATAGAGGGGAACGATCATGTCTCTTCGGATCCTTGCGTCGGTTCCAGAAGATTGGCTCTTCGGCTGAACGATCATGTCTCTACAAATCCCGTGTCTGTTCGAGAAGCTTGGCTCTTCGGCTGTTCTTTTAGTAGGACTCTTCAGCTATTTGTTGGAAATAGAGGTTGCTGATGTGGCACATGCAGTGAGGTGAAATCGAAGGTGGCATGTGTGGGGCTTATATgatgaggtggataggctgcatgtgaagagaaataggttagtggggataAATTATTTAAGTATTATAAATTATAGATTAGTAACCCGAACAGCCCCTTAATCTCTGACGGCTCTCTCCAAGCTGCCGCGTTGGACGTGCCCTTATACGCCAGGTCTATGCGGTAGCGTTTAGTGTGGACGCATGGCCTATGACGTGGCCGTTTTCTGGCCATAACTCACACCACTTTGTGTAGTGCCTGCCAGGAGCTAGTCCATACGCCATCAACCCCGAGACCCAATCACCCAAAAAGCCAAGTAGCCAAAAACTTCAGCCTTCCTACACCGAGAGCACCCAAAGCGCAGGCGCACGTTTGATCAACCCCTGTATTCCCTCGCTTTCTTTTCGTCCCCGTCGCACCGTCTCCCACCGCGCGATGGCGCCGAGCGCAAGCCCTAGCCCAGGCCTGGCGGTCACGGCGCCGGTCCACCAAGCCCGCGTGCGGGTGCTCCACCCGGGGCAGGGCCTGTCCCCTGCTGGCGCGAATCCCGGTCCGGTGGTCTACTGGATGCTGCGGGACCAGCGGCTAGCCGACAACTGGGCGCTCCTCCACGCGGCGAGCCTCGCCGCCGCTTCCGCGGCGCCGCTCGCCGTCGCGTTCTCCCTGTTCCCGAAGCCGTTCCTCctctccgcgcgccgccgccaaCTCGGATTCCTCCTCCGTGGCCTCCGCCggctcgccgccgacgccgccactcgccgcatccccttcttcctccttacCGGTACGCCCTTCGCCTTGATCCCCTTCTGGCGACTGACTTGTCGGCCCCACGTTTTCGAAAGAGGGAACCGATTCCCTGTACGAGAAATGTATTGTAACCGTTTATCACgtttcgctgacaggtgggcccacggAGATACCAGCGCTGGTTCGGCGGCTCGGGGCGTCGGCGCTGGTCGCCGACTTCTCACCGCTCCGGCCGGTTCGCGAGGCACTGGACGCGGTGGTCGGCGCGCTGTGCCGCGATGCTGCCAGTGTGACCGTTCACCAGGTAGAATTCGAACCGGAATCGCAAGGGAAGTTGCAGTCGTTTTCAGGGGAATTCGACTGAGAGACGTTCGGGCTTTGTGGCATTGGCACACAGGTGGACGCGCACAACGTGGTGCCGGTATGGGCGGCATCGGGGAAGCTGGAGTACTCTGCCAAGACCTTCAGAAGCAAGATGAACAAGGTGTTGGATGAGTACCTGGTTGAGTTCCCCGAGTTGGGAGAGGTGGTGCCATGGGACAGGGAGCAGCCAAAGGACATTGATTGGGATACGCTAATTGACACGGTTTGCAGGTCCGGATGTGTTGCGATAAATTCACTGCATATGTGAtgtggaatgaagaacttattatGAGTGGTGTTGGATTCTTTGCTGATGTTGCAGCCAGGCAGAGGACGTGCCAGAGATTGACTGGTgcgagccaggcgaggcggcggcaATGGAGGCACTTCTGGGTACCAAGGATGGGTTCCTAACGAAGAGGATCAAGAGCTATGATTCGGACCGGAATTATCCCACAAAGCCAATGGCATTGTCCGGCCTCTCTCCCTACCTGCATTTTGGGCATATTTCAGCACAAAGATGTGCTCTCGAGGCAAAAAAACGTCGCCATCTTAGTCCCAAGGTACCATTGTTTACTTTGTGAATCTTGTGATTTGAGACCTTATGCAATAAAATAATACTCCTATATCATTAGATGTCAGACTATAATTCTTCTTAACAACACCAAACTGCAAATCTGAATTTCAGTGCTGAAGTTAGTATGTTATCAAACAGTGAAAGGCCAATGACTAATAGCTATGTGAAATATCAATTGTTTGGGAACAGTCAGTGGATGCTTTCTTGGAGGAGCTGATAATAAGGAGGGAGCTAGCCGACAACTTCTGCTACTATCAGCCTCACTATGATTCGGTAGCCGGTGCTTGGGAGTGGGCGAGGAAGACACTGAAGGATCATGCTGCCGACAAAAGAGAGCACATTTACACGTGAGATACTCTATATTTGTATCTGGGCTATATATGTATATCTGCTTGTCAGCAGTGAGGCAAAAGGCTCCTTAACTAGAATTTACTTTGGCTTGCAGGAGGGAGCAGCTTGAGAATGCAAAAACAGCTGATCCTGTATGTTTTAAATAACACGTTCTACTCCTGGAGATACTAACATCATCTTACCTCATTTACTAATCGAGTTAGGTGTTTTCTTCTTGGATTCTTCATCAGCTCTGGAATGCATCACAGTTGGAGATGGTCCACCATGGAAAAATGCACGGATTCATGCGGTAAAATAAATTATGCCTAGTTGCCTACTTTAGA
Protein-coding regions in this window:
- the LOC123167491 gene encoding deoxyribodipyrimidine photo-lyase, producing MAPSASPSPGLAVTAPVHQARVRVLHPGQGLSPAGANPGPVVYWMLRDQRLADNWALLHAASLAAASAAPLAVAFSLFPKPFLLSARRRQLGFLLRGLRRLAADAATRRIPFFLLTGGPTEIPALVRRLGASALVADFSPLRPVREALDAVVGALCRDAASVTVHQVDAHNVVPVWAASGKLEYSAKTFRSKMNKVLDEYLVEFPELGEVVPWDREQPKDIDWDTLIDTVCSQAEDVPEIDWCEPGEAAAMEALLGTKDGFLTKRIKSYDSDRNYPTKPMALSGLSPYLHFGHISAQRCALEAKKRRHLSPKSVDAFLEELIIRRELADNFCYYQPHYDSVAGAWEWARKTLKDHAADKREHIYTREQLENAKTADPLWNASQLEMVHHGKMHGFMRMYWAKKILEWTSGPEEALSIAIYLNDKYHIDGRDPNGYVGCMWSICGLHDQGWKERPVFGKIRYMNYAGCKRKFNVDAYISYVKRLVAQPKKRKPEESLNSAAKYSKSEKD